A region of Myxococcaceae bacterium JPH2 DNA encodes the following proteins:
- a CDS encoding PadR family transcriptional regulator codes for MTEMLKGILEGIVLALLSMRPAYGYEITARLKELGFSDIAEGTVYALLVRVEQRGLVDVEKVPSEKGPPRKVYSLNAQGQEYLEEFWNTWSFLAERIQQLQHGGQ; via the coding sequence ATGACGGAGATGCTGAAGGGAATCCTGGAGGGCATCGTCCTCGCGCTCCTGTCCATGCGGCCCGCCTATGGCTACGAAATCACGGCGCGGCTGAAGGAGCTGGGCTTCTCCGACATCGCCGAGGGCACCGTCTACGCGCTGCTCGTCCGAGTCGAACAGCGCGGTCTGGTCGACGTGGAGAAGGTCCCGTCGGAGAAGGGGCCGCCGCGCAAGGTGTACTCGCTCAACGCGCAGGGGCAGGAATACCTCGAAGAGTTCTGGAACACCTGGAGCTTCCTCGCGGAACGAATCCAACAACTCCAACACGGAGGTCAATGA